A single Flavobacterium sp. 1 DNA region contains:
- a CDS encoding T9SS C-terminal target domain-containing protein: MLSFLFITSSYSQIKGCTDRFATNFDPKATENNGNCWYDSAKVKPEFSAKISDSITGTSGLIPFDGLLWTHNDHFDTTFYGLDLKGKIKKKINFPSLKSNDWEDISQDSLYLYMGDFGNNYRGNRKDLRILRIQKKSFYTNNPVIDTISFSYSNQKDFLALKEHTSDFDCEAFLVLQDSIYLFTKQWTKEKTSVYVLPKKPGTYVAELKETIDAQGLVTGATVLPSKKGIILCGYSKFLQPFVLLLYDYPNNDFGTGNKRKIKIKLPFHQIEGITTEDGKLFYLTNEATVKKPFVNTVQQIHNIDLSPYLEH; encoded by the coding sequence ATGCTTTCCTTCCTGTTCATAACCTCTTCTTATAGCCAAATTAAAGGCTGTACTGATCGTTTTGCCACTAATTTTGATCCAAAAGCGACTGAAAACAACGGAAACTGCTGGTATGATTCTGCAAAAGTAAAACCTGAATTTTCTGCAAAAATTAGTGATTCGATAACGGGAACCTCGGGTTTGATTCCTTTTGATGGTTTGCTGTGGACTCATAACGACCACTTTGACACCACATTTTACGGATTAGATTTGAAGGGGAAAATCAAGAAAAAAATCAACTTCCCAAGCCTGAAAAGTAACGACTGGGAAGATATTTCTCAAGACAGTTTATATCTCTACATGGGTGATTTTGGGAATAACTACCGAGGAAACAGAAAGGACTTAAGAATATTGAGAATTCAAAAAAAATCATTTTACACAAACAATCCAGTGATTGACACTATCTCTTTTTCTTATTCCAATCAAAAGGATTTTTTAGCTCTAAAAGAACATACCAGCGATTTTGACTGTGAGGCTTTTCTTGTATTACAAGACAGCATTTATCTCTTCACCAAACAATGGACAAAAGAAAAAACAAGTGTCTATGTTTTGCCAAAAAAACCAGGAACGTATGTTGCAGAACTTAAAGAAACGATTGATGCACAAGGGCTAGTAACTGGCGCAACGGTATTGCCCTCGAAAAAAGGTATCATTTTGTGCGGGTATTCTAAATTTCTTCAGCCTTTTGTTTTATTGTTGTATGACTATCCGAACAATGATTTTGGAACTGGAAATAAACGGAAAATAAAAATCAAACTCCCCTTTCATCAAATCGAAGGAATAACTACCGAGGATGGTAAATTGTTTTATCTCACCAATGAAGCCACAGTAAAAAAACCTTTTGTAAATACCGTACAGCAAATACATAATATTGATTTGAGTCCTTATTTGGAACATTAA
- a CDS encoding glycosyltransferase family 2 protein: protein MQLSVVILNYNVRYFLELCVLSVESALQKIDSEIIVVDNNSSDDSSEMIKSRFPNVKLIQNNQNVGFPKGNNIGVSQAKGEYICILNPDTVVAEDTFKKVLAFAQKQNNLGIVGVKLIDGTGNFLPESKRGIPTPWVAFTKITSLYKLFPKSSFFNKYYAQHLSENQTGEVEILVGAFMFLKKELYNEVGGFDEDCFMYSDDIDLSYMVLQKGKDNYYFHETAVIHYKGESTVKDGTYMKRFQEAMEFFYKKHFQISFLFSAFMKIGIVFFSLIKRIQGRPKNKSIPENYLLVSASESLVKIITALVQKKVDFLDWKAEKEVNLLSNSIRNGLQIILDNESVSFKECIEIHEQYRNKGVVFRIIPKGTNFSIGSDSPNDRGGIEKLK from the coding sequence ATGCAGCTATCCGTCGTCATCCTCAATTATAATGTCCGCTATTTTTTAGAACTCTGTGTGCTTAGCGTAGAAAGCGCTCTGCAAAAGATAGATTCCGAAATTATTGTGGTGGATAACAATTCTTCTGATGATAGCAGTGAGATGATAAAATCTCGTTTCCCGAATGTCAAGCTCATTCAAAACAATCAAAACGTTGGTTTCCCAAAAGGAAATAACATTGGTGTGTCCCAAGCCAAAGGCGAGTATATCTGTATTCTGAATCCTGATACTGTAGTTGCTGAAGATACATTTAAAAAAGTATTAGCTTTTGCTCAAAAACAAAATAATCTCGGAATTGTTGGCGTAAAACTCATTGACGGAACCGGTAATTTTCTTCCGGAAAGTAAAAGAGGGATTCCAACTCCATGGGTTGCTTTTACTAAGATTACGAGTTTATATAAACTATTTCCAAAATCATCTTTTTTTAATAAATATTATGCGCAGCATTTATCCGAAAACCAAACGGGTGAAGTTGAAATATTGGTTGGGGCTTTTATGTTCTTAAAAAAAGAGCTTTATAATGAGGTGGGAGGTTTTGATGAAGATTGTTTTATGTATTCTGATGATATTGATTTGTCGTATATGGTTTTGCAAAAAGGGAAGGACAATTATTATTTTCACGAAACAGCCGTGATACATTATAAAGGAGAGAGTACAGTTAAGGACGGTACTTATATGAAACGTTTTCAGGAAGCGATGGAGTTTTTCTATAAAAAACATTTTCAGATTTCTTTTCTTTTTTCGGCATTTATGAAAATTGGAATTGTGTTTTTTTCTTTAATTAAAAGGATTCAAGGCAGACCAAAAAACAAAAGTATTCCTGAAAATTATTTGCTGGTATCAGCATCTGAATCATTAGTAAAAATAATAACAGCTCTTGTCCAAAAAAAGGTTGATTTTCTCGATTGGAAAGCAGAAAAAGAGGTAAATTTGCTGTCAAATTCAATAAGAAACGGGTTACAGATTATTTTAGATAATGAATCTGTTTCCTTTAAAGAATGTATAGAGATTCACGAACAATATAGAAATAAAGGAGTTGTCTTTAGAATAATACCAAAAGGAACAAATTTTAGTATTGGCAGTGATTCTCCTAATGACAGGGGAGGAATTGAAAAATTGAAATAA